A single Streptomyces sp. Edi2 DNA region contains:
- a CDS encoding TROVE domain-containing protein: MSRFNTRTARTGAGSPVTTTGERTTTHEGGAGYLRDIRSELFLLAVANFVATDTFYEKAGDRDDRYTQLVRQLAVEDPKWTAGLLGWLRGPGNMRTAALVGAAEFVHARLHAEKGAGGPVVEQQHPGWNRKVTASVLQRADEPGELLAYWTSRYGRRIPKPVKRGIEDAVGHLYNEKSLLKYDSATKGFRFGDVIELTHPAPTALWQGDLFEHAIDRRHQRAKPIPESLQLLHTRAAIGEWPVEKRRALLARPDAAAFLQHAGMTWEALAGWLQGPMDAAAWEAVIPSMGYMARLRNLRNFDEAGVSDEVAETVARKLADPEQVARSRQLPMRFYSAYRAAPSLRWGHALEKALTASLANIPQLRGRTLVMVDTSSSMQAGFSRDGTLMRWDAAALFGIALGQRCERADVVSFSSVRRYQRDAPGAATKSFPLRGGESLLRAVDRWKGGGWFLGGGTDTALALRQEFKGHDRIVIVTDEQAGRDAREVTESAPATVPMYTWNLAGYAAGHAPSGGCYRHTFGGLTDQAFRMIPLLEAGRDAKFPWESVND; the protein is encoded by the coding sequence TTGTCTCGCTTCAACACTCGCACGGCTCGCACGGGCGCCGGCTCGCCCGTGACCACGACCGGCGAACGCACCACCACCCACGAAGGCGGCGCCGGCTACCTCCGCGACATCCGCTCGGAGCTCTTCCTGCTCGCCGTCGCCAACTTCGTCGCCACCGACACCTTCTACGAGAAGGCGGGCGACCGCGACGACCGCTACACCCAGCTCGTCCGGCAGCTCGCCGTCGAGGACCCGAAGTGGACGGCCGGCCTGCTCGGCTGGCTGCGCGGGCCCGGCAACATGCGGACCGCCGCGCTCGTCGGTGCTGCCGAGTTCGTTCACGCCCGCCTCCACGCCGAGAAGGGCGCCGGCGGCCCGGTCGTCGAGCAGCAGCACCCGGGCTGGAACCGCAAGGTCACCGCCTCCGTCCTCCAGCGCGCCGACGAGCCCGGCGAACTCCTCGCCTACTGGACGTCCCGCTACGGCCGCCGCATCCCCAAGCCCGTCAAGCGCGGCATCGAGGACGCCGTCGGACACCTCTACAACGAGAAGTCGCTCCTCAAGTACGACAGCGCCACGAAGGGCTTCCGGTTCGGCGACGTCATCGAACTCACCCACCCGGCCCCCACGGCGCTGTGGCAGGGCGATCTGTTCGAGCACGCCATCGACCGCCGGCACCAGCGCGCCAAGCCGATACCGGAGTCGCTGCAACTGCTGCACACCCGGGCCGCGATCGGCGAGTGGCCGGTGGAGAAGCGGCGCGCGCTGCTCGCCCGCCCGGACGCCGCCGCATTCCTGCAGCACGCGGGCATGACGTGGGAGGCGCTGGCCGGCTGGCTGCAGGGGCCGATGGACGCCGCGGCATGGGAGGCGGTCATCCCGTCCATGGGCTACATGGCCCGACTCCGGAACCTCCGGAACTTCGACGAGGCCGGCGTCTCCGACGAGGTCGCCGAGACGGTGGCGCGCAAGCTCGCCGACCCGGAGCAGGTCGCCCGCTCGCGGCAGTTGCCGATGCGCTTCTACTCGGCGTACCGGGCCGCGCCTTCGCTGCGCTGGGGGCACGCCCTGGAGAAGGCCCTGACCGCGTCGCTGGCGAACATTCCGCAGCTGCGTGGCCGGACGCTGGTGATGGTCGACACCTCCAGCTCGATGCAGGCCGGGTTCTCCCGTGACGGGACCCTGATGCGGTGGGACGCCGCAGCCCTGTTCGGCATTGCTCTGGGACAGCGGTGCGAGCGCGCGGACGTCGTCTCGTTCTCGTCCGTGCGCCGGTACCAGCGCGATGCCCCGGGTGCCGCCACGAAGTCGTTCCCGCTGCGGGGTGGCGAGTCGCTGCTGCGCGCGGTGGACCGCTGGAAGGGCGGCGGCTGGTTCCTCGGCGGCGGCACCGACACGGCCCTCGCTCTCCGGCAGGAGTTCAAGGGCCACGACCGGATCGTCATCGTCACCGATGAGCAGGCCGGGCGCGATGCCCGCGAGGTCACCGAGTCGGCACCGGCCACGGTTCCGATGTACACCTGGAACCTCGCCGGGTACGCGGCCGGACACGCCCCGTCCGGTGGCTGCTACCGGCACACCTTCGGCGGCCTCACGGACCAGGCGTTCCGTATGATCCCGCTCCTCGAAGCCGGCCGCGACGCCAAGTTCCCGTGGGAGAGCGTGAACGACTGA
- a CDS encoding VCBS repeat-containing protein has protein sequence MIRKRLHLAAVPVAAVTLSLAVGGFQANATSAPGGAARAGKTATATAPCLADATTLVGDLDGDKHPDKISNPGLTGTKMTIQWGAANGSFGKPYPVSALLGAKKGEVATAAVADFQRDGTLDMVVNLVTPADGDDPATARVAEYRPGPLKRTNLTSAKSRHSDIGDHGEAQQLRIANYGGDAYPDLAILNNSGDGQLDRHVRLTKPGSGPGNYDYELQQKYGEFGTTSEPPAMPGDGWKHFYKPCS, from the coding sequence ATGATTCGTAAGCGCTTGCACCTGGCCGCCGTGCCGGTCGCGGCCGTCACCCTGTCCCTGGCTGTCGGCGGTTTCCAGGCCAATGCGACTTCCGCCCCGGGCGGCGCGGCACGGGCCGGCAAGACCGCCACGGCAACGGCCCCGTGCCTGGCCGATGCCACGACGCTGGTCGGCGACCTCGACGGCGACAAGCACCCGGACAAGATCAGCAACCCCGGCCTCACCGGTACCAAGATGACCATCCAGTGGGGTGCCGCGAACGGTTCGTTCGGCAAGCCGTACCCCGTCAGCGCCCTTCTCGGCGCGAAGAAGGGGGAGGTCGCGACCGCCGCGGTCGCCGACTTCCAGCGCGACGGCACCCTGGACATGGTCGTCAACCTCGTCACGCCGGCCGACGGGGACGACCCCGCAACGGCGCGCGTCGCGGAGTACCGCCCCGGCCCCCTCAAGCGGACGAACCTGACCTCCGCCAAGTCCCGGCACTCCGACATCGGCGATCACGGCGAGGCCCAGCAACTCCGGATCGCCAACTACGGCGGCGACGCATACCCGGACCTCGCGATCCTCAACAACTCCGGTGACGGACAGCTGGACCGGCACGTACGCCTGACGAAGCCGGGCAGCGGCCCGGGGAACTACGACTACGAACTGCAGCAGAAATACGGCGAGTTCGGGACCACATCGGAGCCGCCGGCCATGCCCGGCGACGGCTGGAAGCACTTCTACAAGCCCTGCTCCTGA
- a CDS encoding VOC family protein, which produces MSEETYRHEIAHLARVELHTPDPDGTLWFFKDLLGMYETRREGQSVYLRGYEDPYQWSLKITEGPEPRMDHAALRTSSPEALERRVRSMRDGNQDGKWTEDEFGYGKTYEFHTPDGHHMCLLWEAEKYKSPPELRSKILSRPSKKPLQGLPVKRIDHLNLLASDVTPVKQSFERHLGLRTNERVVDGSVETGVWMSSSQLSHDVAVMRDARGARGRLHHVAFYYGVQQHTIDAAEMFRDYDITIEAGPDRHGITQSSFLYVFEPGGNRIELFGDPGILILEPDFETRTWTMDQIDTGTAIGGTNLPQETYFTYGTPPVAPDPDPDSDPDSDPDPGSPLR; this is translated from the coding sequence ATGAGCGAAGAGACGTACCGCCACGAGATCGCCCACTTGGCTCGGGTGGAATTACACACACCGGACCCGGACGGCACGCTCTGGTTCTTCAAGGACCTGCTGGGCATGTACGAGACGAGGCGCGAGGGGCAGTCGGTCTACCTGCGGGGCTATGAGGACCCGTACCAGTGGAGCCTGAAGATCACCGAAGGTCCGGAGCCCCGGATGGACCACGCCGCGCTGCGGACCTCGTCGCCGGAGGCGCTGGAACGCCGCGTCCGGTCGATGCGGGACGGGAACCAGGACGGCAAGTGGACCGAGGACGAGTTCGGTTACGGCAAGACCTACGAGTTCCACACGCCCGACGGCCACCACATGTGCCTGCTGTGGGAGGCCGAGAAGTACAAGTCTCCGCCGGAGCTGCGGAGCAAGATCCTCAGCCGGCCGTCGAAGAAGCCGCTGCAGGGCCTGCCGGTCAAGCGGATCGACCACCTCAACCTGCTGGCCAGCGACGTCACACCGGTCAAGCAGTCCTTCGAGCGGCACCTCGGTCTGCGGACCAATGAGCGGGTGGTCGACGGCAGCGTCGAGACCGGCGTGTGGATGAGCAGCAGCCAACTCAGTCATGACGTCGCCGTCATGCGGGACGCGCGGGGAGCCCGCGGCCGGCTGCACCACGTCGCCTTCTACTACGGCGTGCAGCAGCACACCATCGACGCGGCCGAGATGTTCCGGGACTACGACATCACCATCGAGGCGGGCCCGGACCGGCACGGCATCACCCAGAGCTCCTTCCTCTACGTCTTCGAGCCCGGCGGCAACCGGATCGAGCTGTTCGGCGACCCGGGAATCCTGATCCTCGAACCGGACTTCGAGACCCGTACCTGGACGATGGACCAGATCGACACGGGGACGGCGATCGGCGGCACCAACCTGCCGCAGGAGACCTACTTCACCTACGGCACCCCGCCCGTCGCCCCCGACCCGGACCCGGATTCCGACCCGGATTCCGACCCGGATCCGGGCTCTCCCCTGCGGTAA
- a CDS encoding VTT domain-containing protein produces MDKVVLTAAGLYVIVLLRAGGTFAVGWLAGAGARRGRFAERISTTKFRRAERAIQRWGAPVVAVSFLTVGFQTAANFLAGSMHMPLSRYLPALFVGGAGWALVYATAGIGALELLARLFAEQTALGVGAVTALLLAVCGVVVYRRRNATSAHRDTVADEA; encoded by the coding sequence GTGGATAAGGTCGTGCTCACGGCTGCCGGTCTCTACGTCATCGTCCTGCTGCGGGCCGGAGGGACCTTCGCCGTCGGGTGGCTCGCGGGGGCCGGTGCCAGGCGCGGCAGATTCGCGGAGCGGATCTCCACGACCAAGTTCCGGCGCGCCGAACGGGCGATTCAGCGGTGGGGCGCACCCGTGGTGGCTGTCTCCTTCCTGACCGTCGGGTTCCAGACCGCTGCCAACTTCCTCGCGGGGAGCATGCACATGCCCCTGTCGCGCTACCTCCCGGCACTCTTCGTGGGCGGAGCGGGCTGGGCGCTGGTCTACGCGACGGCCGGGATCGGCGCGCTGGAACTGCTGGCGAGGCTGTTCGCCGAGCAGACCGCGCTCGGTGTGGGCGCGGTCACCGCCCTCCTGCTCGCGGTGTGCGGCGTGGTGGTGTACCGGCGCAGAAATGCCACCTCGGCCCACCGCGACACCGTGGCCGACGAAGCCTGA
- a CDS encoding fumarylacetoacetate hydrolase family protein — MTSDALQDIAADLNSAHRNGKAVPSAVRGGSLSSRSDAYEVQWAQLRQRISDNDPLRGFTAGLVSVPAQRSMDTSEPVLGHLTGSMFHPGHEPLDGGKFIRPRIEPALAFVLGEPLRGPGVTVADAVRAVDCVLPALEITDSGFEDGPASVLDLIADNAGCRGVVLGSTPAALPDVDLRLSGCVLHRNGEVAATGAGGMALGSPVNALVWVANAVRQEDFALAAGQVVLVPCLTPAAALDPGDRVTASMAGVGTVTAVRAR, encoded by the coding sequence ATGACATCAGATGCCTTGCAGGACATCGCCGCGGATCTGAACAGCGCGCACCGGAACGGGAAGGCGGTTCCGTCAGCCGTGCGCGGCGGTTCCCTTTCCTCCCGGTCCGATGCGTACGAAGTCCAGTGGGCACAGCTGCGGCAGCGGATTTCGGACAATGACCCGCTGCGCGGTTTCACAGCCGGCCTGGTGTCCGTGCCCGCGCAGCGGAGCATGGACACCTCGGAACCGGTGCTGGGTCATCTCACCGGCAGCATGTTCCATCCCGGCCACGAGCCCCTGGACGGCGGCAAATTCATCCGCCCCCGCATCGAGCCGGCGCTGGCCTTCGTGCTGGGTGAGCCGCTGCGCGGGCCCGGGGTCACCGTGGCCGACGCCGTCCGGGCGGTGGACTGTGTACTGCCCGCCCTGGAGATCACCGACTCCGGGTTCGAGGACGGGCCGGCGTCCGTCCTCGACCTGATCGCCGACAACGCCGGCTGCCGGGGCGTCGTACTGGGCAGCACCCCGGCAGCCCTGCCGGACGTGGACCTGCGGTTGTCCGGCTGTGTGCTGCACCGCAACGGAGAGGTGGCCGCCACCGGCGCGGGCGGCATGGCGCTCGGCTCGCCCGTCAATGCCCTGGTGTGGGTGGCGAACGCCGTGCGCCAGGAGGACTTCGCCCTCGCCGCCGGCCAGGTGGTGCTCGTCCCCTGCCTCACCCCGGCCGCCGCCCTCGATCCCGGCGACAGGGTGACCGCGAGCATGGCCGGCGTGGGCACCGTGACCGCCGTGCGCGCCCGCTGA
- a CDS encoding AzlC family ABC transporter permease, protein MSSHMRTARGEPAPPEDRKRASDIRLAVAETLPVGVGMFSLGITFGLLVVQSGLAWWWTPLFSGLIYAGSLEFLLVGMLMAASPLVSIALTTLLVNFRHVFYSLSFPLHRVRGKAAKTYAVFALIDEAYALTATRPADSFSSVRIIATQVSLQSYWVGGGLVGALTGRALPTIDGLDFTLTSLFTVLAIEACRSGRDLPAPLLAAGCGLFAQLVAPGQMLVVAMTLYVLALLVRYRFTRPKEHANA, encoded by the coding sequence ATGTCATCACACATGCGTACGGCACGCGGCGAGCCTGCTCCGCCGGAGGACAGGAAGAGAGCGTCCGACATCCGTCTGGCGGTGGCGGAGACCCTGCCGGTCGGCGTGGGGATGTTCTCCTTGGGGATCACTTTTGGGCTGCTGGTCGTGCAGTCGGGGCTCGCCTGGTGGTGGACGCCCTTGTTCAGCGGGTTGATTTACGCCGGCTCGCTGGAGTTCTTGCTGGTCGGGATGTTGATGGCCGCGAGTCCGCTGGTCTCGATCGCTCTGACCACGCTGCTGGTCAATTTCCGGCATGTCTTCTACAGCCTGTCGTTCCCGCTGCACCGCGTGCGGGGCAAAGCCGCCAAGACCTACGCGGTGTTCGCCCTGATCGACGAGGCCTACGCGCTCACGGCGACCAGGCCGGCCGACTCCTTCAGCAGCGTGCGGATCATCGCGACACAGGTGTCGCTGCAGTCCTACTGGGTCGGGGGCGGGCTGGTCGGTGCGTTGACCGGCCGGGCCCTGCCCACGATCGACGGCCTGGACTTCACCCTGACCTCGTTGTTCACCGTGCTGGCGATCGAGGCATGCCGGTCGGGACGGGACCTGCCCGCTCCGCTTCTGGCCGCGGGATGCGGCCTCTTCGCCCAGCTGGTGGCGCCGGGCCAGATGCTCGTGGTGGCGATGACTCTCTACGTACTCGCGCTGCTCGTGCGCTACCGCTTCACCCGGCCCAAGGAGCACGCCAATGCCTAG
- a CDS encoding Nramp family divalent metal transporter has translation MTTAEMTTTSVEQRAHSEVKRTRRAFYGPAFVAAVAYVDPGNFATNFQAGAKFGYLLVWVLVVANAVAMFIQYLSSKIGLATGTDLSTLCRRSLPRPVSRMLWVQAELVVIATDLAEFVGAAIGLNLLFGVRLFPAGVATAVISFAVLALQRRGYRPFEVAITFLLSLIGFGFLYQLFALGGQSSAGIAAGMVPRLAGTESLTLAVGIIGATVMPHVIYLHSAITAQRQSPRTPRAKKVALRSLRIDCVSGLGLAGLINLAMFCVAVALFHRPGGDYSGSLQAAHHSLGQTVSGMAALAFAVALLASGLSSSGVGTYAGQVVMQGFLRRRIPLLLRRGVTMAPALVALAAGFSPDSVLVTSQVVLSFGIPFALIPLVLFTRSRKLMGGYVNRPLTTGIGAVLAFVLSGLNLYLLGQILFG, from the coding sequence ATGACCACAGCCGAGATGACCACAACGTCGGTGGAGCAGCGCGCCCACAGCGAGGTGAAGCGCACCCGGCGGGCCTTTTACGGGCCCGCGTTCGTCGCCGCGGTGGCGTACGTCGACCCCGGCAACTTCGCGACGAATTTCCAGGCGGGCGCCAAGTTCGGCTACCTGCTGGTGTGGGTCCTGGTGGTCGCGAATGCCGTCGCCATGTTCATCCAGTACCTCTCGTCGAAGATCGGCCTGGCGACCGGCACGGACCTGTCTACCCTGTGCCGCCGCAGCCTGCCGCGCCCGGTATCACGGATGCTGTGGGTGCAGGCCGAACTGGTCGTCATCGCAACGGACTTGGCGGAGTTCGTCGGCGCTGCCATCGGCCTCAACCTGCTCTTCGGGGTACGGCTCTTCCCCGCGGGCGTCGCCACCGCGGTGATCAGCTTTGCGGTGCTGGCACTCCAGCGCCGCGGCTACCGCCCCTTCGAGGTCGCCATCACCTTCCTGCTCTCGCTGATCGGTTTCGGCTTCCTCTACCAGCTGTTCGCGCTGGGCGGTCAGTCATCAGCCGGCATCGCGGCGGGCATGGTGCCCCGCCTCGCGGGCACCGAATCCCTCACCCTGGCGGTCGGCATCATCGGCGCCACCGTCATGCCGCATGTGATCTATCTGCACTCCGCCATCACCGCACAGCGGCAGTCACCACGCACCCCCCGCGCCAAGAAGGTCGCGCTGCGCAGCCTGCGTATCGACTGTGTCTCCGGGCTCGGTCTGGCGGGGCTGATCAACCTGGCGATGTTCTGTGTCGCCGTCGCCCTGTTCCACCGGCCCGGCGGTGACTACAGCGGAAGCCTGCAAGCCGCTCACCACTCCCTCGGCCAGACCGTCAGCGGTATGGCCGCGCTGGCCTTCGCGGTGGCCCTGCTCGCCTCCGGGCTCTCCTCCTCCGGCGTGGGCACCTACGCCGGACAGGTCGTCATGCAGGGCTTCCTCCGCCGCCGGATTCCGTTGCTGCTGCGCCGCGGCGTCACCATGGCACCGGCCCTGGTCGCCCTGGCTGCCGGATTCTCACCGGACTCCGTGCTCGTCACCTCCCAGGTGGTGCTCTCCTTCGGCATCCCGTTCGCCCTCATCCCCCTGGTGCTGTTCACACGGAGCCGCAAGCTGATGGGCGGTTACGTCAACAGGCCGCTCACCACCGGGATCGGAGCGGTCCTGGCCTTCGTCCTGTCCGGCCTCAACCTGTACCTGCTCGGCCAGATCCTGTTCGGCTGA
- a CDS encoding aldehyde dehydrogenase: MTENRDICHLIGGQSVESADGKTFETRDPHDNSVIGTVARGAAADGERAVAAARKAFDEGPWPRMTPTERRKILHDVADAVDAHREELAMLETVDSGKIIRQALHGEMPRVAQNLRFFADYAAMATDEAYPNGPVLGYSLRPPAGVVSAISPWNAPLMLATWKAAPALAFGNTVVLKPAPQTPLTAARFGQLAAAAGLPEGVLNIVHGFGADEVAGPLTSDPRVDRITFTGSSATGARIMAAAAPQLTPVSAELGGKSANIVFDDADLDVAVPESIKAIFGGNGQVCFSGSRLFVQRGILPAFLERFTAEAAKIVVGDPKRHETFMGPLIEQRHLDKVQGYVDLARKEGGTVLTGGSPVTTGELSRGFYFAPTIITGLTNDTRTAQEEIFGPVETVIPFDTEEEALHLANSSPYGLAGILFTTHLDRAHRMAARWKAGTVWVNCYFERDLRMPFGGEGISGVGREGGPHSREFFTEPRAVVLRIR, from the coding sequence GTGACAGAGAATCGCGACATCTGCCACCTGATCGGCGGTCAGTCCGTCGAATCCGCAGATGGAAAGACGTTTGAAACCAGAGATCCGCACGACAATTCGGTGATAGGCACCGTGGCCAGGGGGGCCGCAGCGGACGGCGAGCGTGCGGTTGCCGCGGCACGGAAGGCATTCGACGAGGGCCCGTGGCCCAGAATGACTCCCACGGAACGCCGCAAAATCCTCCACGATGTGGCCGACGCCGTGGACGCGCATCGCGAAGAGCTGGCGATGCTGGAAACCGTGGACAGCGGCAAGATCATCCGGCAGGCGCTGCACGGGGAGATGCCCCGGGTCGCCCAGAATTTGCGGTTCTTCGCCGACTACGCGGCGATGGCGACCGATGAGGCCTACCCCAACGGCCCGGTACTCGGCTACTCCCTGCGGCCGCCGGCGGGCGTCGTCTCGGCGATCAGCCCATGGAACGCGCCGCTCATGCTCGCCACATGGAAGGCCGCACCCGCCCTGGCCTTCGGCAACACCGTGGTACTCAAGCCCGCCCCGCAGACCCCGCTGACGGCGGCCCGGTTCGGCCAGCTGGCCGCGGCCGCGGGGCTGCCGGAGGGCGTGCTCAACATCGTGCACGGCTTCGGTGCCGATGAAGTGGCCGGCCCGCTGACCAGCGATCCACGCGTGGACCGCATCACCTTCACGGGCTCCAGCGCCACCGGAGCCCGGATCATGGCCGCCGCGGCCCCCCAGCTGACCCCCGTCTCCGCCGAACTGGGCGGCAAGTCGGCGAACATCGTCTTCGACGATGCCGATCTGGACGTGGCGGTACCCGAATCGATCAAGGCAATCTTCGGCGGCAACGGCCAGGTGTGCTTCTCCGGGTCACGGCTGTTCGTACAGCGCGGGATTCTTCCGGCCTTCCTGGAACGCTTCACCGCGGAGGCGGCGAAAATCGTCGTCGGTGACCCCAAGCGTCACGAGACATTCATGGGTCCGCTGATCGAGCAACGGCATCTGGACAAGGTGCAGGGCTATGTCGACCTGGCACGAAAAGAAGGCGGCACGGTCCTCACCGGCGGATCGCCCGTGACCACCGGCGAACTGTCCCGTGGTTTCTACTTTGCGCCGACAATCATCACCGGGCTGACCAACGACACCCGGACGGCTCAGGAAGAGATTTTCGGTCCGGTGGAGACGGTCATCCCGTTCGACACCGAAGAAGAAGCACTGCACCTGGCCAATTCCAGCCCTTACGGTCTGGCCGGGATTCTGTTCACCACCCACCTCGACCGTGCTCACCGGATGGCGGCCCGCTGGAAAGCCGGCACGGTATGGGTGAACTGCTATTTCGAGCGCGATCTCCGCATGCCCTTCGGCGGCGAAGGCATCAGCGGGGTCGGCAGAGAAGGCGGCCCGCATTCGCGTGAGTTCTTCACCGAACCTCGCGCCGTGGTCCTGCGCATTCGCTGA
- a CDS encoding 2-hydroxymuconate tautomerase: MPFIDVTLGSGRSPEQVRALIHELTEAAHRAVGAPLANIRVVIREVEPAHWAAGDVTTEERNALKKEAG; encoded by the coding sequence ATGCCGTTCATCGACGTGACCCTGGGCTCCGGACGGTCACCGGAGCAGGTCCGTGCACTGATCCATGAACTGACCGAAGCGGCGCACCGCGCCGTGGGTGCCCCGCTGGCGAACATCCGGGTGGTCATCCGGGAGGTCGAGCCCGCGCACTGGGCCGCCGGCGACGTCACGACCGAGGAACGCAACGCCCTGAAGAAGGAAGCCGGTTGA
- a CDS encoding AzlD domain-containing protein has product MPSNGYMVSALVIVAGITFALRAVPFAFLGRLRSSQVTAFLSQHMPAGIMVILVIYLLRGVDVTTSPYGLTEAAGIAVTAGLYLWRRNVLLSIFAGTAVYVLLLHFLPAAHG; this is encoded by the coding sequence ATGCCTAGCAACGGATACATGGTCTCGGCGCTGGTGATCGTCGCGGGCATCACCTTCGCCCTGCGAGCCGTCCCCTTCGCCTTCCTCGGACGGCTGCGCTCGTCGCAGGTGACCGCCTTCCTGTCCCAGCACATGCCGGCCGGAATCATGGTGATCCTGGTCATCTACCTGCTGCGCGGTGTGGACGTCACCACCAGCCCCTACGGACTGACCGAAGCGGCGGGCATCGCCGTGACGGCCGGACTGTATCTGTGGCGGCGCAATGTGCTGCTGAGCATCTTCGCGGGCACCGCTGTTTATGTGCTGCTGCTGCACTTCCTCCCAGCGGCACACGGCTGA
- a CDS encoding fumarylacetoacetate hydrolase family protein gives MAEPLEIRSGDTRRAAEVLLDAERSVTARGPITAQWPDLDLPGAYTVQREALQQRLQRGETLIGVKLGLTSRAKQIRMGIDAPSLAWLTDAMVLPAGVPLPRQRLIHPRAEPEIVFVMRERLAGPGITAAVALGAVDRVYGGIEIIDSRYRDFKFTLADAVADNSSSGLFVLGPLGRSPEGMDLAHEACLLEVDGQVVDSATGAAVQGHPAEALALAANALGERGLAIEAGAIVLTGGMTDAVHVRPGASVAAHFSTLGTITVAGG, from the coding sequence ATGGCCGAGCCACTGGAAATCCGCTCCGGAGACACCCGGCGCGCAGCCGAGGTCCTGCTCGACGCCGAGCGCTCGGTCACCGCTCGCGGGCCCATCACCGCGCAATGGCCGGATCTTGACCTGCCGGGCGCCTACACGGTGCAGCGCGAGGCGTTGCAGCAGCGGCTGCAGCGAGGCGAGACGCTGATCGGCGTCAAGCTCGGCCTCACCTCGCGCGCCAAGCAGATCAGGATGGGGATCGACGCACCGTCCCTGGCATGGCTCACCGATGCCATGGTGCTGCCGGCCGGCGTCCCGCTGCCCCGGCAGCGGCTGATCCACCCCCGGGCCGAGCCGGAGATCGTCTTCGTGATGCGGGAGCGGCTGGCCGGTCCTGGCATCACCGCGGCGGTCGCCCTTGGTGCCGTGGACCGCGTCTACGGCGGCATCGAGATCATCGACAGCCGTTACCGCGACTTCAAGTTCACCTTGGCGGACGCGGTGGCGGACAACAGCTCCTCCGGGCTGTTCGTGCTCGGCCCCCTCGGACGCTCCCCCGAGGGCATGGACCTCGCGCACGAGGCGTGCCTGCTGGAAGTCGACGGCCAGGTGGTCGACTCCGCCACCGGCGCGGCGGTGCAGGGGCACCCGGCAGAGGCGCTCGCCCTCGCCGCGAACGCCCTCGGCGAGCGGGGACTGGCCATCGAAGCCGGCGCGATCGTCCTCACCGGCGGCATGACCGACGCGGTCCACGTCCGGCCGGGCGCGAGCGTCGCAGCGCACTTCTCCACTCTCGGCACCATCACCGTCGCAGGAGGCTGA